From Cervus canadensis isolate Bull #8, Minnesota chromosome 28, ASM1932006v1, whole genome shotgun sequence, one genomic window encodes:
- the ARMH2 gene encoding armadillo-like helical domain-containing protein 2, producing the protein MAKTQAYYVQFWTQVLQYFVGLYHRLQKCWAAVKGFCTKKEEEYIPPAESIFHKEKIMMLGNILTDNSLALEQRAQAAYRIGLLAFTGGPTAGNFAGEYMKEVAHLLKDHEMVPKIKILLLQSVASWCYLNPVSQKRAKHLHFIPILVDLFDDKLESTMKSETNSSLLVKFWGCYVLSVMTCNNLPCMQELKHCSSLKYHLEILASENWSGWPENFAEVLYFLIGFHRH; encoded by the exons ATGGCAAAGACTCAGGCTTATTATGTGCAGTTTTGGACTCAGGTTCTTCAGTATTTCGTGGGGCTATATCACCGCCtccagaaatgctgggctgccgTTAAGGGCTTCTGCACTAAGAAGGAGGAAGAATACATCCCTCCAGCTGAGAgtatttttcataaagaaaaaataatgatgctTGGCAATATTTTGACAGATAATTCTCTAGCCCTTGAACAGAGAGCTCAAGCTGCCTATAGAATCGGACTGTTGGCCTTTACAG GAGGACCCACTGCTGGAAATTTTGCAGGGGAGTACATGAAAGAAGTAGCTCACTTGTTGAAAGATCACGAGATGGTACCCAAAATAAAGATCCTGCTGCTCCAGAGTGTCGCATCTTGGTGTTACTTAAACCCTGTCAGCCAGAAAAGAGCCAAACATTTGCACTTTATTCCTATTCTCGTCGATCTTTTTGATGACAAACTTGAGTCTACTatgaaaagtgaaacaaacagcaGCCTCCTGGTTAAATTTTGGGGTTGCTATGTTCTCTCTGTCATGACATGCAATAACTTGCCTTGTATGCAGGAGCTTAAACACTGCAGTTCTCTGAAATATCACTTGGAAATATTGGCCAGTGAGAATTGGTCTGGATGGCCCGAGAATTTTGCAGAGGTGCTATATTTCCTCATTGGTTTTCACAGGCATTAA